In one Brassica oleracea var. oleracea cultivar TO1000 chromosome C9, BOL, whole genome shotgun sequence genomic region, the following are encoded:
- the LOC106317224 gene encoding LOW QUALITY PROTEIN: serpin-Z2-like (The sequence of the model RefSeq protein was modified relative to this genomic sequence to represent the inferred CDS: deleted 1 base in 1 codon): MDNIKMKEKVGKSQVADLSIQETNPKKKQKLCESQVTPSPSLSKIDLAEAMKKQNDVAMFLAGEVISTLAKNSNLVFSPVSINAVLTMAANRREAKTLRSFILSFLSSSSTEELSAVFGEICSVVLADGSASGGPKIAALINGVWIDQSLSVDSSWQDLIVNFFKAEFAQVDFSTNTKAEIVRMEVNAWALRHTNNLIKDLLSQGSVTSQTEWIYGNALYFKGSWEKKFDSYLTKNKPFHLVNGESVSVPFMSSHNNQYVKAYDDFKVLRLDYQQGRDDADRKFSMYFYLPDKRDGLDNLLKRLTSTHRFLDSHIPRYKDRVGEFRIPKFKIKFGFEASKAFDDFELNVSLYQKAFIEIDEVGTEAAAATALRKSSGGCRPFVRKMIDFVADHPFLFMIREDRTGIVMFVGQIFDPSKSD; this comes from the exons ATGGATAACATCAAGATGAAAGAAAAAGTTGGTAAATCACAAGTCGCAGATCTCTCTATCCAAGAGACAAATCCAAAGAAGAAACAAAAACTTTGTGAATCACAAGTAACCCCAAGTCCTTCCCTATCAAAGATTGATTTGGCAGAAGCGATGAAGAAGCAAAACGACGTAGCAATGTTCCTTGCGGGGGAAGTAATTTCAACCCTAGCCAAAAACTCTAACTTGGTTTTCTCTCCGGTATCAATAAACGCGGTGCTCACCATGGCGGCTAATAGGCGAGAAGCCAAAACACTAAGATCCTTCATCCTCTCCTTTCTTAGCTCTTCCTCAACCGAAGAGCTCAGCGCTGTGTTTGGTGAGATCTGTTCTGTGGTTCTAGCAGACGGCAGTGCGAGCGGGGGACCTAAAATCGCAGCA TTAATTAATGGAGTCTGGATCGATCAATCACTCTCGGTTGATTCCTCGTGGCAGGATCTCATAGTAAATTTCTTCAAAGCTGAGTTCGCTCAAGTTGACTTCAGTACCAATACCAAG GCGGAAATAGTGCGTATGGAGGTCAATGCATGGGCTTTACGGCACACAAATAATCTCATCAAAGACCTTCTTTCTCAAGGATCCGTGACAAGCCAAACCGAATGGATTTATGGAAATGCATTGTACTTCAAAGGATCTTGGGAAAAGAAGTTTGATAGTTATTTGACTAAAAACAAACCATTTCACCTTGTCAATGGAGAATCAGTCTCTGTGCCTTTCATGAGCAGCCATAATAACCAATATGTAAAGGCTTATGATGATTTCAAGGTCCTGAGGCTCGATTATCAACAAGGCCGTGACGATGCCGACCGCAAATTCTCAATGTACTTCTATCTACCTGACAAGAGAGATGGACTGGATAATCTTTTGAAGAGATTGACATCTACTCATAGATTTTTGGACTCTCACATACCGAGATACAAAGATAGAGTTGGCGAATTCAGAATTCCAAAATTTAAGATCAAATTTGGGTTTGAAGCTTCAAAGGCTTTTGATGATTTTGAGCTAAATGTGTCATTGTACCAAAAAGCTTTCATTGAAATCGATGAGGTAGGTACTGAAGCTGCGGCTGCTACTGCCCTGCGGAAATCTTCTGGCGGCTGCAGACCATTTGTACGGAAGATGATAGATTTCGTGGCAGATCATCCATTTCTTTTCATGATTAGAGAAGACAGAACCGGAATTGTTATGTTTGTTGGTCAAATCTTCGATCCTTCCAAATCTGATTAG